The following proteins come from a genomic window of Diprion similis isolate iyDipSimi1 chromosome 8, iyDipSimi1.1, whole genome shotgun sequence:
- the LOC124408913 gene encoding uncharacterized protein LOC124408913 yields MQHRGGESKIKHEEQILEAIDQLRRRKARPDADRICNYLLRKCSVDARDTIADLHRLIEAEKVIQVDYKGNTSYRNASKWSRLQLYKNKPEGFVKEKLNPSMVAGAVAELVVAEPDYLDQGVPADRLIEQLMNGSTNPTTRRVVDDFLNKEVASGNLTRLNNGNYSLVATPDMTQESVQQENARQENGIKKTTSQNLSVVNAYDFAECDDMTVTDSRSNTPKSSGQTSPKQDSLKKDEYCEIVTGTKQTLQNSHKDTSSTKSRSRFTDNREESLNRSNNHQPNLKKASKSERKQRLEVRSEEPVEIEINYEDYRNDRKEETDQRDESEQLSEERDEEDAGRSSTNPSPTPSSTNAGGFRSARRKRAKKVFDPSDNNLVRRKRGRQPGSQNKTAVIVSQDSQEAVKPNTKEGPHRHCSLCAKQKQERLVACRDCTVRAHPSCIYSPEELIHKLDSSWQCERCKSCTVCCETSDAGPLITCYSCDEAYHSSCHTPRISVTKSTTKWHCNNCTQKHNKANNVHSFSSNTSRPVTPSHPSVLPPVLSPQVSPARGSSDQMDDDGPRDGIDPNIPDASDWTSEQVYQYFARLFPKEAEVFRQQDIDGHSLLLMKRSDVLSSMDLLLGPALKIYRHVLKLQIRRDDPRLYWL; encoded by the exons ATGCAGCATCGCGGCGgtgaatcgaaaataaaacatgAAGAGCAGATACTGGAAGCTATAGATCAACTTCGGCGTAGAAAAGCTCGGCCAGATGCAGATAGAATTTGTAATTACTTGTTACGCAAATGTTCTGTCGATGCGCGTGATACAATCGCGGATCTCCATCGGCTGATAGAAGCTGAGAAAGTGATCCAAGTAGACTACAAGGGAAACACCAGTTACCGTAATGCCTCTAAGTGGTCGAGGCTTCAACTTTACAAGAATAAACCGGAGGGCTTTgtgaaggaaaaattgaaCCCGTCAATGGTTGCGGGCGCGGTGGCGGAGTTGGTTGTAGCCGAACCGGATTACCTTGATCAGGGCGTACCGGCGGACAGATTGATCGAGCAGTTAATGAATGGGAGCACAAATCCGACGACCCGACGCGTCGTCGATGACTTTTTGAACAAAGAAGTGGCGAGCGGTAATTTGACGAGGTTGAACAACGGCAATTACTCGCTGGTGGCAACACCTGACATGACGCAAGAGTCCGTTCAGCAGGAGAACGCTCGTCAGGAGAACGGTATTAAAAAAACCACATCCCAGAATTTGTCCGTGGTGAATGCCTACGATTTTGCCGAATGCGATGACATGACCGTAACGGATTCCAGGTCAAATACGCCAAAGTCGTCCGGCCAGACGAGTCCGAAACAGGATTCACTGAAAAAGGATGAGTATTGCGAAATCGTCACTGGCACTAAGCAAACCTTGCAAAATTCTCACAAGGATACTTCGAGCACGAAATCGCGTTCCCGTTTCACCGATAATAGGGAAGAATCCTTGAACAGGAGCAACAATCATCAGCCTAACCTTAAAAAGGCATCGAAATCTGAACGCAAACAACGGCTTGAAGTAAGGAGTGAAGAACcggttgaaattgaaatcaattacGAAGACTATCGCAACGATCGTAAGGAAGAAACAGACCAGAGAGATGAATCTGAACAGCTCAGCGAGGAACGTGATGAAGAGGATGCGGGTAGAAGCTCCACCAACCCTTCGCCAACTCCGTCATCTACTAATGCTGGTGGATTCCGAAGCGCTCGCAGAAAG AGAGCGAAGAAAGTCTTTGATCCATCAGACAATAATCTTGTGAGACGAAAACGAGGACGGCAACCTGGTTCCCAGAACAAAACGGCAGTGATCGTATCACAGGATTCTCAAGAAGCGGTAAAACCAAATACAAAAGAGGGTCCACACAGGCATTGCAGCCTTTGTGCAAAACAGAAACAAGAGCGACTTGTTGCATGCCGAGATTGTACCGTTAGAG CGCACCCCAGCTGTATTTACTCTCCAGAAGAACTGATACACAAATTGGACAGCAGTTGGCAATGCGAACGGTGCAAGAGCTGTACAGTTTGCTGCGAAACATCTGATGCT ggTCCGCTGATAACTTGTTATTCCTGTGACGAAGCCTATCATTCTTCGTGTCACACCCCTCGGATATCAGTTACTAAGTCGACGACAAAGTGGCACTGTAACAACTGCACGCAAAAGCACAATAAAGCAAATAATGTTCACAGCTTCAGTTCCAACACGAGCCGTCCAGTAACGCCTTCACATCCATCTGTACTGCCTCCTGTTTTAAGTCCGCAAGTTTCCCCTGCTAGGGGGTCTTCCGATCAAATGGATGATGATGGACCCAGAGATGGAATTGACCCAAATATCCCTGACGCTTCAGACTGGACGTCTGAACAAGTTTATCAATACTTTGCGAGACTCTTTCCCAAGGAAGCTGAAGTTTTTAGACAGCAG GATATAGATGGTCATTCGCTATTGCTTATGAAGCGTTCCGACGTTTTGAGCAGTATGGATTTACTTCTGGGACCAGCATTAAAGATTTATCGACACGTTTTGAAACTTCAAATACGCAGAGACGATCCTAGATTGTATTGGCTATAA
- the LOC124408432 gene encoding transmembrane protein 59-like → MERNKEILIVFLVFIADYVQGDVYYNFVNPCITLCDKTPLSFSDTNHAKSCCQRGCTFFNLVDVRHGLEPESLNGTRDACEASCIEAYSTPQDRYACNTGCEFMAKERVSQLVSLFSVAIYVEEGPDSSILLMSPDMPENDILTDPGLRKELLPGWWDSEGFKLPQTYIKTVPIDSGALDYGIPSDYSGETEQSASIPGSDWLQCASRHTGMPQWVLAASMIAAALSALWLCLSADKSSDLQSEELISEKSSPSNKLTILILDEAPLNKIPPPKYSEIDMNVENI, encoded by the exons atggaaagaaataaagaaatcctCATCgtatttctcgtttttattgCCGATTACGTTCAGGGCGACGTTTATTACAATTTCGTTAATCCCTGCATCACGCTTTGCGACAAAACTCCCCTGTCATTTAGCGAC ACAAATCATGCCAAATCTTGCTGTCAACGAGGTTGTACTTTCTTCAATCTAGTCGATGTTCGTCATGGCTTGGAACCTGAAAGTTTAAATGGAACAAGAGATGCCTGCGAAGCTT CATGCATCGAGGCATATTCTACTCCTCAAGATCGCTATGCCTGTAATACAGGCTGCGAGTTTATGGCCAAGGAACGAGTATCTCAACTCGTGTCTCTTTTTTCTGTCGCTATTTACGTCGAGGAAGGACCCGATTCTAGTATCCTTCTGATGTCTCCTGACATGCCCGAAAACGATATTCTCACCGATCCCGGACTTAGGAAAGAGCTTTTGCCTGGCTGGTGGGATTCCGAGGGATTCAAATTACCGCAAACTTACATCAAAACAGTCCCCATCGATTCCGGG GCTTTGGATTATGGCATTCCTTCTGATTACTCTGGTGAAACTGAGCAATCAGCATCAATCCCAGGTTCCGATTGGCTGCAGTGTGCTTCACGACATACAGGGATGCCACAGTGGGTTTTAGCTGCATCGATGATAGCTGCTGCGCTGTCTGCTCTCTGGCTTTGTTTGTCCGCTGACAAATCGAGCGACCTGCAGTCTGAAGAATTGATTAGTGAAAAGTCAAGCCCTTCCAATAAGTTGACAATACTTATATTGGATGAGGCACCTTTAAATAAGATTCCACCGCCCAAGTACAGCGAGATTGATATGAATG TTGAAAATATATGA
- the LOC124408430 gene encoding cystathionine gamma-lyase, whose translation MPTNTQEGFATKAIHAGQDPLQWKHCSVIPPLVMSTTFRQDGPAQHRGFEYGRSGNPTRNVLEACLASIEDAKHAVVFSSGLGATTAITSLLQVGDHIVCGDDVYGGTNRFFQKCASRQGIKVTFVDATNVKSVEQALLPSTKMVWLETPTNPLLKLADIESVSKMLKDKRPEILLTVDNTFLTCYFQRPLEYGADIVVYSLTKYMNGHSDIIMGAAVTKRADIEEKLRFIQNAMGIVPSPFDCAQVNRSLKTLELRMQQHQKNGLAVAKFLEKHQHVEQVIHPLLPTHPQHQLALKQTSGHSGMISFYLRGDSTKFLKALKLFTLAESLGGYESLAELPSVMTHASVPEAEREKLGITDQLIRLSVGLESEKDILADLDQALKAAQ comes from the exons atgccGACCAACACACAAGAAGGATTCGCCACAAAAGCTATTCATGCAGGGCAAGATCCACTGCAATGGAAGCACTGCTCAGTCATACCACCTCTGGTCATGTCCACCACGTTTCGTCAAGATGGACCTGCACAGCACAGA GGCTTCGAATATGGTCGATCTGGTAACCCAACTCGTAACGTTCTTGAAGCTTGCTTGGCTTCGATCGAAGATGCTAAACATGCAGTGGTGTTCTCTTCTGGCCTTGGCGCTACAACAGCAATAACCTCTTTGCTCCAAGTAGGGGACCACATCGTATGCGGCGATGACGTTTACGGGGGTACCAAtagatttttccaaaaatgtgCCTCTAGACAGGGTATCAAGGTTACCTTTGTCGATGCTACGAATGTGAAAAGTGTGGAGCAAGCATTACTACCAAGTACAAAG ATGGTATGGCTGGAAACACCCACAAACCCTTTATTGAAATTAGCTGATATTGAAAGCGTATCAAAGATGCTTAAAGACAAACGTCCAGAGATTCTACTAACTGTTGACAACACTTTCTTAACTTGCTATTTCCAG CGACCTTTGGAATATGGCGCTGATATTGTTGTCTACTCCTTAACAAAGTACATGAATGGCCACTCAGACATCATTATGGGTGCAGCTGTTACAAAGAGAGCTGACATTGAGGAAAAACTAAGATTCATACAAAATG CCATGGGGATCGTTCCATCTCCATTTGATTGCGCCCAAGTAAACCGTAGCCTGAAAACCTTAGAATTGCGAATGCAGCAGCACCAAAAGAATGGTCTTGCTGTAGCGAAATTTTTAGAGAAACATCAACACGTTGAACAAGTAATCCATCCAC tTCTTCCCACTCACCCACAACATCAATTGGCCCTGAAACAAACCAGTGGTCACAGTGGTatgatttctttttacttgCGAGGAGATTCCACTAAATTCTTGAAAGCTCTAAAGCTGTTCACTCTAGCTGAATCCCTTGGAGGCTACGAGTCTCTCGCTGAATTACC aTCCGTCATGACGCATGCATCGGTACCGGAGGCTGAACGAGAAAAACTTGGCATTACTGATCAACTTATACGTTTGTCAGTTGGTCTCGAATCTGAAAAAGACATTTTAGCAGACCTTGATCAAGCCTTGAAAGCTGCACAATAA
- the LOC124408431 gene encoding solute carrier family 35 member E2A-like: MENHSVPINSVQYPQENDGVTTGLVAPNKIYSEKKKRGDEVILASDSKGGLFNPRAILFLTLWYVFSGCTLFLNKYILSYMEGDPTILGACQMLMTATCGFIQMYFPCGMYRASPRLTRPPGFYKHMILVGCTRFTTVILGLVALNYVAVSFTETIKSSAPLFTVFISRYLLGEYTGLYVNLSLIPVMGGLALCSANELSFDLRGFVAAMATNLTECLQNVYSKMLISGDNFKYTPAELQFYTSLASVVVQIPVSIMLVDLPALQHALSARLLSAFLLNGIFFHFQSITAYVLMDYISPVTHSVANTAKRAFLIWLSVLLFNNPVTGLSALGTSLVIAGVLLYNRAQQYDKMKLALARRSSKVSFQ, encoded by the exons ATGGAAAATCATTCGGTACCAATAAACAGTGTACAATATCCTCAAGAAAATGATGGGGTTACAACAGGCCTGGTTGCGCCGAACAAAATTTAtagcgaaaaaaagaaacgtggGGATGAAGTTATTCTGGCCAGCGATTCAAAGGGAGGATTATTTAATCCTAGAGCTATATTGTTCTTGACCCTATGGTATGTCTTCAGCGGATGTAccttatttttgaataaatatatactttcGTACATGGAAGGTGACCCAACTATTTTAG gTGCCTGCCAAATGCTCATGACAGCGACGTGTGGATTTATACAGATGTACTTTCCCTGCGGAATGTATCGGGCAAGTCCTCGTCTCACAAGGCCTCCGGGTTTCTATAAGCACATGATACTTGTAGGCTGTACTAGATTTACAACAGTTATACTTGGATTAGTGGCACTGAATTATGTGGCCGTTAGTTTTACTGAAACAATCAAGAGCAGTGCGCCACTTTTTACAGTCTTTATTAGCAGATATTTATTAG gTGAATACACAGGCTTGTATGTAAATTTATCACTCATCCCGGTGATGGGAGGATTGGCACTGTGCTCAGCAAATGAACTAAGTTTCGACTTGAGAGGTTTTGTGGCTGCTATGGCTACTAATTTAACGGAATGTTTACAAAACGTTTATTCAAAGATGCTTATTAGCGGTGATAACTTCAAATACAC ccCTGCAGAATTGCAATTTTACACTAGTCTGGCATCTGTGGTGGTTCAAATTCCTGTGTCAATAATGCTGGTAGATTTGCCAGCCCTCCAACATGCCTTGAGTGCTAGATTACTTTCTGCATTTCTACTCAATGGTATCTTCTTCCATTTCCAAAGTATAACAGCCTATGTGCTCATGGACTACATCAGTCCAGTTACCCATAG CGTTGCAAATACTGCAAAAAGAGCATTCCTCATATGGCTTTCAGTATTACTGTTCAACAATCCGGTTACTGGTTTATCAGCATTGGGAACATCCTTGGTCATCGCTGGAGTACTTTTGTACAATCGTGCACAGCAGTATGACAAAATGAAATTAGCACTTGCGCGACGTAGTTCAAAAGTTAGTTTTCAATGA
- the LOC124409135 gene encoding 28S ribosomal protein S22, mitochondrial codes for MCENGVLQPTIRRVLHGKMACTGVRVARSLKNNTFFSNLSGLLLNPSRNTAVLIKYRVLSSTPSEIENDRDPAPLFFNKEVQDLLKTLTRVDLKKVYRHRKDGEKLEPPVYKFMTDDELEAALNEAKVKAEVRLQMPPVVKKINDTPNILSHDRALQKHDTAKFVFTDITYGIPNVERFIVVRDPDGILRNADARERHRMNQIYFPLEGREVDVPKLFQENYLMDLLVREEYEFILDLACVQFEPNDPEYHRVTETVYSHVNNLKHFNHLRSTRHFGPLAFHLAWKGNVDNLIQENIQTSRLDDAVLVIQLYYKIHPTAKSAETKFEGDELKFIENFVANDANEPILLELAIKSYINLENAKREVNEGIKRAHGSD; via the exons ATGTGTgagaat GGAGTATTACAGCCGACGATTCGACGTGTATTGCACGGGAAAATGGCGTGCACCGGTGTACGAGTAGCAAGATCGCTTAAAAATAACACATTCTTCTCTAATTTAAGTGGATTACTGCTAAATCCATCACGCAATACCGCCGTGTTAATCAAATACCGAGTTTTGAGCTCAACACCTTCTGAAATCG AAAATGATCGAGACCCGGCACCGTTGTTTTTCAACAAGGAGGTTCAGGATTTGCTTAAAACATTGACCAGAGTCGACCTGAAAAAAGTTTACCGTCACCGAAAAGATGGTGAAAAGCTGGAGCCTCCGGTCTATAAGTTCATGACTGATGATGAATTGGAAGCAGCATTAAATGAAGCAAAAGTGAAAGCAGAAGTGCGCCTTCAAATGCCACCAGTCGTGAAGAAGATTAATGATACTCCAAACATATTATCACATGATCGTGCTCTCCAAAAACACGATACAGCAAAATTCGTTTTCACAGATATAACTTATGGCATCCCTAATGTGGAAAGATTTATTGTAGTCAGAGATCCAGATGGAATTTTGAGAAATGCGGATGCTAGAGAGAGACACAGAATGAATCAAATCTACTTTCCCCTAGAAGGACGGGAAGTTGATGTGCctaaattatttcaagagAACTATTTAATG GATTTACTTGTGCGCGAGGAATATGAGTTCATATTGGATCTTGCCTGTGTACAGTTTGAGCCTAATGACCCAGAGTATCATAGGGTAACCGAGACGGTTTATTCTCATGTAAATAACTTGAAGCACTTCAATCATTTGAGGTCAACCAGACACTTTGGGCCCCTTGCGTTCCATTTGGCTTGGAAAGGAAATGTCGATAATTTGATTCAGGAGAACATTCAGACTTCAAGATTGGATGATGCTGTGTTAGTAatacaattatattataaaattcatccTACGGCGAAATCAGCAGAGACCAAATTTGAAGGCGATGAATTGAagttcattgaaaattttgttgctAATGACGCAAATGAACCAATTTTATTAGAACTAGCGATAAAATCATACATCAATCTAGAAAATGCTAAGCGCGAAGTCAACGAAGGCATTAAGAGAGCTCATGGTAGTGATTGA